The Candidatus Sulfotelmatobacter sp. genomic interval GGCTTCGCGCGCGGCGATTGCGCGGCGCGCCGCCTCACACAAATGGCTCGCCAGCACCGCGCTCATCGGTTTCAAGCGCAGGCCGCGGGGGAGCCGGAGGTAGCTGGGCACGGTGTCGATCAGCATCGGGGATCGCGTCAGCGCCCAGAGGTCGCATTGCCGCTCGCCGCGAGGCACGAGCATCCTGGCCTGGAGCAGATGCGTGAGCTCGTGCGCGATGGTGAAGTACTCGAGCCGCCGAGGGCGCACCCAGATGCCGGGCGATTCGGGGTCGAGCGAACCCCAGCCAAGCACGCCACGCTTGAGCGCGAGGCCGACGCGGATCGTGATGCCGTCGAGCTCCGGGAAGAAGTAGCGCACGAATTCGGTGCGCTCGCGGATGCGACGGAAATGCGGTGATCCTGTCACCAACCGCGAATACACCCAGCGCGGGCGATCCGGTCCCAGCTCGAGCGAGAGCTGCTCGAGCGGCCGGACCTGCCGGCGGCGCGACAACGGGCGCGAACCGCGTTGCGAAAGGGGCAGCACGCACGCGAGTTTCTAGCACAGTGATGCCGTGGACACCACCCGAGGGCTCTGCCATGCTCCCTCGCCTCCATGAACACGCATGAAGCGACCGGGCTCGACCTCTCGATCGTCATCCCGGCCTACAACGAGATCGAGAGTCTTCCGGCGCTGCTCGCCGAACTGCGCGAGGCGATCGCTGCCTGCCGGAGGAGCGCCGAAATCCTGATCGTGGACGACGGCAGCTCCGACGGCACCGGTGCCTGGCTGCTCGAGGAAGCACGCCGGGACTCGAAGCTTCGGCCGGTACTCCTGGCCGAGCGCTGCGGCCAGAGCGCAGCGCTGGCCGCCGGGCTTGCGCACGCGCGGGGCAACATCGTGGTGACACTCGACGCCGATCTGCAGAACGACCCCGCCGATCTGCCGCGGGTGCTGGCGGCGCTCGAGCACGCCGACGTGGTGTCGGGCGTGCGCGTGGGCCGGCAGGACTCGTGGGTGCGGCTGATTTCGTCACGCATCGCGAATGCGGTGCGGCGCACGGCGCTCGGCGATCCCGTGACCGACATCGGCTGTTCCTTCAAGGCCTATCGCCGAGAGCAGCTCGAGCAGCTGCCCATGTTCGTCGGCGTCCACCGCTTCCTGCCCGCGCTGTGTGTGTTTCGAGGCGCGCGCTTCGCCGAGGTGCCGCTTTCGCATCGCGCCCGGCGACATGGCGTTTCGAAATATGGGGTTTCCAACCGCCTCTGGCGCGGCATTCACGATCTGATCGGCGTGAGCTGGCTCAAAGTAAGGCTAGTACGCTACCGCGAGCGGGGTCCGACAGACTGAGGCCGGGGGGCCATTTCCCCCGGCTCGAACTGCTGCATTGCAGCTTGGCGGCCGGCCCGATGGCGCGTATATTGCGGAGCGCTCCTGCGACACGGAATGTCACCCCGCGAGGATGGATCCTCAGGAGGGTTTCCGCATGCGTTTGCTCGTTCGTTCCCTGGTTCTCCTGGCGCTGGCCGCGCTCCTGTTCTCCCCCGCACACGCCGGCATGACGGGCGTGGACGGCATGTTCGGCACCGTCATTCAGCAGAATCAGAGCTCGTTTTCCTCGCTCGGACTCCGCGCGCGGGTGCGTGATGGCCGATTGATCGACGCGATCGAGTTCCTGCCCTACGTCGAGTACTGGCGAAACGTCAGCAACGTGAAGACCTTCGGCATCTCGGCGGAGCGCAGTGACGCGACGCTCGGGCTCGACGCTCGCTACTCGCACGACATCGGCTCGATGCACCCGTACGTCGGCGGCGGGTGGGGCCTGCACTTCATCGACAGTCAGGTGGAGGCGCCGGCTCTTGGCCTGCCGCACGGCGAGCACTCGCTGGTGAAGGGCGGGCTCGAGGCGCTCGGCGGCTTCTCGTTCCCGCTGGGCGGCAACCTCGACAACATTTTCGAGGTGAAATACCAGCACGTGACTGATTACAGCCAGTGGAAGATCCAGATGGGGCTGGGCTACAGCTTCAAGTAGGTCCGAAATCCCCCAGACTCCGCGCGGTGGCAGCCGCAGGCGGGGTCGAAACGACGAGGGGGCGCAGAAAACCCGCGCCCCCCGTCCATCGCGCACCGGGCCTCCCAATCAGCGACACGCGTCGTCGCTTGCAGCTAGGGGCAGACGCCGCCCATGCCGCCCTGAATCGAGTTCGAGCCGAAGAACGCCTTGAGCCACATCGACAGGTCGTTCGGGCCGACGATCAGGTTGCCGTCGTAGTCGGAGCGCGCGAAGTAATTGCCCGAGAAGAAATCCTGCAGCCAGGCGTTGAGGTCGGTCGGCCCCACGCCACCGCCATCCAGGTCGTAGGCGGACACGATCGCCTGACCGAGATACACGCCCTGGGAGTAGAAGCGCAGGGTGGGAAGTTGTGCTGCCGTCGCGGCGCTCAGATTGGCCCGGCCGACGATGCGAAACGTGGCCGAGCCGTTGGCGCCGGTGACGACCTTCAGGACGGGGCCGCCGGGACAATCCACGGACACGATCGCGGGATCCGGTTGTGCTGCGCTAGGGCGCATGTCAGGCGTGGTCGAGAAGTCGATCAGCACCTCCACTCCGGGCACCGGATTGTTCGCGAAGTCCCGGATGACCGCGGTGGCCGCACCCAGTGGATCCGCGTTGCCGGACGCGTCAC includes:
- a CDS encoding glycosyltransferase family 2 protein — encoded protein: MNTHEATGLDLSIVIPAYNEIESLPALLAELREAIAACRRSAEILIVDDGSSDGTGAWLLEEARRDSKLRPVLLAERCGQSAALAAGLAHARGNIVVTLDADLQNDPADLPRVLAALEHADVVSGVRVGRQDSWVRLISSRIANAVRRTALGDPVTDIGCSFKAYRREQLEQLPMFVGVHRFLPALCVFRGARFAEVPLSHRARRHGVSKYGVSNRLWRGIHDLIGVSWLKVRLVRYRERGPTD